A region from the Lolium perenne isolate Kyuss_39 chromosome 4, Kyuss_2.0, whole genome shotgun sequence genome encodes:
- the LOC127348214 gene encoding uncharacterized protein, producing the protein MTISVGKIMLGVLGWILLGAGYLFTIGLLAVPYFRLKELWIAEQGVDHLPVMYLLSLFNSLTWVCYGWLPPHKYAVLIICVVGAVVQLVYTIWYIIICARPGGKIVTAFFLAVVLLTWGGLAFVIFFSDGGLFGRGPNSLDSLATFTSALTYLGPLTDTLVALCTGDHARMSVPVILLSLGNAVFWGEYGRVTGQRIIRIANEVGLGSPILQLVAYLGLRHNELHQIIYEEIPEFYAQMIQFVSQYVLLRPDENEDDDQAE; encoded by the exons ATGACGATATCAGTGGGGAAGATCATGTTGGGCGTTCTTGGATGGATCCTGCTCGGGGCTGGGTACCTGTTCACCATCGGCCTGCTCGCGGTGCCATA CTTTAGGCTCAAGGAGCTCTGGATTGCAGAGCAGGGCGTGGATCATCTGCCAGTGATGTATCTGCTGTCGCTGTTCAACTCACTCACCTGGGTATGCTATGGCTGGCTGCCGCCGCACAAGTACGCAGTGCTCATCATCTGCGTTGTCGGCGCCGTGGTCCAGCTCGTCTACACCATCTGGTACATTATCATTTGCGCTCGCCCTGGTGGAAAGATCGTCACTGCTTTCTTTCTCGCTGTGGTTCTGCTCACTTGGGGAGGCCTGGCCTTCGTGATCTTCTTCTCTGATGGTGGCCTCTTCGGTAGAGGACCAAACTCCCTTGATAGCCTTGCCACATTCACATCGGCTCTCACATACCTCGGCCCACTTACTGACACG CTGGTGGCCCTCTGTACTGGCGACCATGCGCGGATGTCTGTCCCAGTCATCCTTCTGTCCCTGGGCAATGCGGTGTTCTGGGGAGAGTATGGAAGGGTTACAGGCCAGCGGATCATCCGG ATCGCGAACGAGGTTGGCCTAGGAAGCCCTATACTCCAGCTCGTAGCCTACTTGGGGCTGAGGCATAACGAACTTCACCAGATCATCTATGAGGAGATACCTGAGTTTTACGCCCAGATGATTCAGTTTGTGTCGCAGTATGTTTTACTCCGCCCTGATGAGAATGAAGACGACGACCAAGCTGAGTGA